A single region of the Nicotiana sylvestris chromosome 6, ASM39365v2, whole genome shotgun sequence genome encodes:
- the LOC138871125 gene encoding uncharacterized mitochondrial protein AtMg00860-like: MEDLRKFFNRLRRYNLKLNPATCVFGVPTGKLLGFIMSHRGIELDPSKVKAIQELPPPKNMKDAMSFLGRLNYISRFIAQSTIICEPIFKNVKKEAATEWTDDNQKPFDRIKEYLSTPPVLVPPEPGRPLLLYLAVLNRVVETANKNIKKILRKMIEKHK; encoded by the coding sequence atggaagatttgaggaagttcttcaatagactgcgaaggtacaacctgaaactgaatcctgcaacGTGTGTATTCGGGGTTCCTACTggaaaattacttgggtttattatgagtcaccgaggaatagaactggatccatcaaaagtcaaagctattcaagaattgccgcCTCCAAAGAACATGAAGGATgcgatgagtttcttggggaggcttaactacatcagccggttcatagcacaatctacaattatctgtgagccaatctttaagaatGTGAAGAAGGAAGCCGCTACTGAATGGACTGATGACAATCAAAAACCTTTCGatagaattaaggaatacctatcaacaccacctgTCTTAGTCccacctgagccaggtagacccttattactctaccttgcagtattgaaTAGAGTCGTAGAAAccgccaataagaatattaagaagatactaaggaaaatgatagagaagcataagtaa